From Leifsonia sp. fls2-241-R2A-40a, one genomic window encodes:
- a CDS encoding PHP domain-containing protein, with protein MTLPADSHVHSEWSWDTGGPHSEAAGRMRKTCAQAVRIGLPALFFTEHLDIPGTWRAQPQDLLPHQRHYVQPDGRVEFAPLDVDGYFDSIDRMRHEFPELRILTGIEFGQPHLFEEQARALVDLNRFDRVNGSLHTLDLGGGRAEPSRLMHEHPADEVMNAYLDEIPVMVAGSDAFDVFTHIDYALRHWPADAVGPFDPRAFEHRIRTAMRAIAESGRALELNTRRLWSWVPQWWAEEGGQAVSFASDAHTPDALARHFPEAVILAEHFGFRPGAAPADLWRRG; from the coding sequence ATGACCTTGCCGGCCGACAGTCACGTGCACAGCGAATGGTCGTGGGACACGGGCGGCCCGCATTCGGAGGCGGCCGGACGGATGCGGAAGACCTGCGCGCAGGCGGTGCGGATCGGCCTCCCTGCGCTGTTCTTCACCGAGCACCTCGACATCCCGGGCACCTGGCGTGCGCAGCCGCAGGACCTGCTGCCGCACCAGCGCCACTATGTGCAGCCGGACGGCCGGGTGGAGTTCGCCCCACTCGACGTCGACGGGTACTTCGACAGCATCGACCGGATGCGGCACGAGTTCCCGGAGCTGCGCATCCTGACCGGCATCGAGTTCGGCCAGCCGCATCTCTTCGAGGAGCAGGCGCGTGCCCTGGTCGACCTGAACAGGTTCGACCGGGTGAACGGCTCGTTGCACACTCTCGACCTCGGAGGCGGACGGGCCGAACCGAGCCGGCTCATGCACGAGCATCCCGCCGACGAGGTCATGAACGCCTACCTGGACGAGATCCCGGTCATGGTCGCCGGCTCCGACGCCTTCGACGTGTTCACGCACATCGATTACGCCCTCCGTCACTGGCCCGCCGACGCGGTCGGCCCGTTCGACCCGCGCGCGTTCGAGCACCGCATCCGCACCGCGATGCGCGCCATCGCCGAGAGCGGCCGCGCGCTCGAGCTCAACACGCGGCGGTTGTGGTCATGGGTACCGCAGTGGTGGGCCGAAGAGGGCGGCCAGGCGGTCAGTTTCGCCAGCGACGCCCATACTCCCGATGCGCTCGCGCGCCACTTCCCGGAAGCCGTGATCCTGGCCGAGCACTTCGGCTTCCGTCCCGGCGCCGCACCTGCCGACCTGTGGCGGCGCGGCTGA
- a CDS encoding GNAT family N-acetyltransferase, producing METRVAEPSDAAAITTTIALAFRDDPVWGPALASADGGTAHLEPFWRFFVDGAIPHGAVHLQDGPAGEAATVAVWLPPGVDELTEDQEAAVDALVARSVTPERFADYQRLWELFERTHPHETPHMYLSLLATHPDHRGRGVGQRLLAETLRTFDAEGLPAYLESTNPANDHRYERAGFRAVGGFRSVIDGAAVTTMWRDRGGSA from the coding sequence ATGGAGACACGAGTCGCTGAGCCGTCGGACGCGGCGGCGATCACCACGACGATCGCGCTGGCGTTCCGCGACGACCCGGTTTGGGGCCCCGCGCTCGCGTCCGCGGACGGTGGGACCGCGCACCTGGAGCCGTTCTGGCGCTTCTTCGTGGACGGCGCGATCCCGCACGGCGCGGTGCACCTGCAGGACGGCCCTGCCGGCGAAGCGGCGACCGTCGCGGTGTGGCTGCCGCCGGGCGTGGACGAGCTCACCGAGGACCAGGAGGCTGCGGTGGATGCGCTTGTGGCGCGTTCCGTCACGCCCGAACGCTTCGCGGACTATCAGCGGCTCTGGGAACTGTTCGAGCGGACGCATCCGCACGAGACCCCCCACATGTACCTCAGCCTGCTGGCGACGCATCCCGACCACCGCGGGCGGGGAGTGGGCCAGCGGCTGCTCGCCGAGACGCTCCGGACGTTCGACGCCGAGGGGCTGCCGGCGTACCTCGAGTCGACGAATCCGGCGAACGACCACCGGTATGAGCGCGCCGGTTTCCGCGCGGTCGGCGGGTTCCGCTCGGTCATCGACGGCGCGGCCGTCACCACGATGTGGCGAGACCGGGGCGGCTCGGCGTAG